The following proteins are co-located in the Microbacterium sp. Clip185 genome:
- a CDS encoding glucose-6-phosphate dehydrogenase: MTDTTLVIFGATGDLTSRLLLPALAQLLDREPGRTVHLLGAARRKLSDTQWRDLLKAGVGEGHGEAVDRLVADARYIVADPTDADDLKRVLDAVEGRPVFYFAVPPQVAEAACEQLAGMDVPEGLTLALEKPFGTDEASARSLNETLRRVVPENQIFRVDHFLGRSTVLNVLGLRFANRLFEPAWSAEDVESVVIRFDETLGLEDRAGYYDQAGALIDMIQSHLLQVMAIVAMEPPATLHETDLRDATAAVLRATSLWEDNAVRSARRARYTAGTVGDEELPAYADEQGVDPARQTETLAEVTLEVRTARWEGVPFTLRSGKALGRKDTEIVLTFRPVRHLPAGFTGHAPGSTLRFSLGPDKISLGLNVNGNEEPFSLVREDVEVTLGDGALLAYSEVLSSILDQDAALAVRGDAAEQCWRIVQPVLDAWRRGETPLDEYPAGSTGPAAWPQLP, from the coding sequence GTGACCGACACCACGCTCGTCATCTTCGGCGCGACCGGCGACCTCACCTCCCGGCTGCTGCTTCCCGCTCTCGCCCAGCTGCTGGATCGAGAACCCGGACGCACCGTGCACCTGCTCGGCGCCGCCCGCCGCAAGCTCAGCGACACACAGTGGCGCGACCTGCTGAAGGCGGGGGTCGGCGAGGGGCACGGCGAGGCGGTGGATCGTCTCGTCGCGGACGCGCGCTACATCGTGGCCGACCCGACCGACGCCGACGACCTGAAGCGCGTGCTGGATGCGGTCGAGGGTCGCCCGGTGTTCTACTTCGCCGTCCCGCCGCAGGTCGCCGAGGCAGCCTGCGAGCAGTTGGCGGGCATGGATGTGCCCGAAGGGCTCACGCTCGCACTCGAGAAGCCCTTCGGCACGGATGAGGCGAGCGCCCGGTCGCTGAACGAGACCTTGCGCCGGGTGGTGCCGGAGAACCAGATCTTCCGCGTCGATCACTTCCTCGGCCGCTCCACCGTGCTCAACGTACTGGGCCTGCGCTTCGCCAACCGGCTGTTCGAGCCGGCCTGGTCTGCCGAGGACGTCGAGTCCGTCGTCATCCGCTTCGACGAGACGCTGGGGCTCGAGGACCGCGCGGGCTACTACGACCAGGCGGGTGCCCTGATCGACATGATCCAGAGCCACCTGCTGCAGGTGATGGCGATCGTGGCGATGGAGCCCCCGGCGACACTGCACGAGACGGACCTGCGGGATGCGACCGCGGCGGTGCTGCGGGCCACATCGCTGTGGGAGGACAACGCCGTGCGCTCCGCCCGCCGCGCCCGCTACACGGCCGGCACGGTCGGCGACGAAGAGCTTCCCGCCTACGCCGATGAGCAGGGGGTCGACCCCGCGCGCCAGACCGAGACGCTCGCGGAGGTCACCCTCGAGGTTCGCACGGCACGGTGGGAGGGCGTGCCCTTCACCCTGCGCTCGGGCAAGGCACTCGGACGCAAGGACACCGAGATCGTGCTGACGTTCCGGCCGGTGCGCCATCTGCCGGCCGGCTTCACCGGACATGCTCCCGGGTCCACCCTGCGGTTCTCGCTCGGTCCCGACAAGATCTCGCTCGGCCTGAACGTCAACGGCAACGAGGAGCCCTTCTCACTCGTGCGGGAGGACGTGGAGGTGACGCTCGGCGACGGCGCACTCCTCGCCTACAGCGAGGTGCTCTCCAGCATCCTCGACCAGGATGCGGCTCTCGCCGTCCGCGGCGACGCGGCCGAGCAGTGCTGGCGCATCGTGCAGCCGGTGCTGGACGCGTGGCGACGCGGCGAGACGCCGCTGGACGAGTACCCGGCAGGATCGACCGGCCCTGCCGCCTGGCCGCAGCTGCCCTGA
- a CDS encoding nitroreductase family protein, with the protein MSDTLDRTAPTDAPILDVLSQRWSTRAYDSVTPIDEDALRGALEAARWSPSAYNNQPWRFIVARRGTETHAKVVASMVEFNQAWAAPAGALVVFIAETSRGEHQFPSAFYDLGQAAAHFTVQAHANGLYTHQLTGFDAAAVSEAFDLAPEFTPFSIMAVGNHGTIEDAPEFARDGERAPRVRRPIEESVVVND; encoded by the coding sequence ATGTCTGACACTCTCGACCGCACCGCCCCCACCGACGCGCCCATTCTCGACGTGCTCTCGCAGCGCTGGAGCACCCGCGCCTACGACAGCGTGACCCCGATCGACGAGGACGCCCTGCGCGGCGCACTCGAGGCCGCCCGCTGGTCGCCCTCCGCCTACAACAACCAGCCCTGGCGCTTCATCGTGGCCCGCCGCGGCACCGAGACCCACGCGAAGGTCGTCGCCAGCATGGTCGAGTTCAACCAGGCGTGGGCCGCCCCCGCCGGCGCACTCGTAGTGTTCATCGCCGAGACCTCGCGCGGCGAGCACCAGTTCCCCTCCGCGTTCTACGACCTCGGCCAGGCCGCCGCGCACTTCACCGTGCAGGCCCACGCCAACGGTCTGTACACCCACCAGCTCACCGGCTTCGACGCGGCTGCCGTCTCCGAGGCCTTCGACCTCGCGCCCGAGTTCACGCCCTTCTCGATCATGGCCGTCGGCAACCACGGCACCATCGAGGACGCCCCCGAGTTCGCCCGTGACGGCGAGCGCGCCCCTCGCGTGCGCCGCCCGATCGAGGAGTCGGTCGTCGTCAACGACTGA
- a CDS encoding VOC family protein — protein MFTPDAAFSGFSIDDTDAARTFYGDVLGLTVVDNPMGFLELELSSGARVLLYTKPNHEPASYTVLNFPVADIDDAVDDLRARGVETKIYADEQFATDERGIMRGGGYGPDIAWFTDPAGNVLAVLQT, from the coding sequence ATGTTCACACCGGATGCCGCGTTCAGCGGTTTCAGCATCGACGACACGGATGCGGCCCGCACGTTCTACGGCGACGTGCTCGGCCTCACGGTCGTCGACAACCCCATGGGCTTCTTGGAGCTCGAGCTCTCGTCGGGGGCGCGCGTGCTGCTGTACACGAAACCGAACCACGAGCCCGCGAGCTACACCGTGCTCAACTTCCCCGTCGCCGACATCGATGATGCCGTCGACGACCTCCGCGCCCGAGGGGTGGAGACGAAGATCTACGCCGACGAGCAGTTCGCCACCGACGAGCGCGGCATCATGCGCGGCGGCGGGTACGGCCCCGACATCGCGTGGTTCACCGACCCCGCCGGCAACGTGCTGGCGGTGCTGCAGACCTGA
- a CDS encoding glycoside hydrolase family 15 protein, translating into MSVPIEDYAVLSDCRTAALVSREGSIDWFCAPRFDSASVFAAILGENEQGAWHLRPEDTDAVASRRYDGDTFVLVTRWESATGVAEVHDFLPIDGGRVDIVRRIVGISGTVEFTTHLRIRFDYARAIPWVRQVGDAAAPALHAIAGPDALIVRGVALTPHGRAHRGRVSVASGETADLVATWNPSYLPTPAPLDVDAALERTRSWWTGFAASIDHDGPHRDEVVRSLLVLRALSHQDTGGIVAAVTTSLPEQIGGERNWDYRYVWLRDAALTLEALVAHGFLEVAEQWRSWLIRAIAGDPRQMQIMYGVAGERDLPERQLTSLPGYEGSAPVRVGNGAVNQYQADVVGEVMVSLEAARVAGVPDDPLAWALQRALLDGVEARIDEPDNGIWEVRGDPQRFTQSRAMMWAAFDRGVRAVRTYGQQGPVEKWEALRDRLRDEIDTHGVDAASGAFVQHYGSTEVDASLLLLPQVGFCEPDDPRMLATVARIEAELMPDGLVNRYRTQTGVDGLAGGEHPFIACTFWLVEQYARMGRVDDARALMDRACATANDLGLFSEEYDPTARRQIGNTPQALSHLAQVRAADAMGGHGGRAAHRT; encoded by the coding sequence ATGAGCGTCCCGATCGAGGACTACGCCGTCCTCAGCGACTGCCGCACCGCCGCCCTGGTCTCGCGCGAGGGCAGTATCGACTGGTTCTGCGCGCCGCGGTTCGACTCCGCATCCGTCTTCGCCGCGATCCTCGGCGAGAACGAGCAGGGCGCGTGGCATCTGCGGCCGGAGGATACGGATGCGGTGGCCAGCCGGCGCTACGACGGCGACACCTTCGTGCTGGTGACCCGGTGGGAGAGCGCGACCGGCGTCGCCGAGGTGCACGACTTCCTGCCCATCGACGGGGGACGCGTCGACATCGTGCGCCGCATCGTCGGCATCAGCGGCACCGTCGAGTTCACGACGCATCTGCGCATCCGCTTCGACTACGCGCGCGCGATCCCCTGGGTGCGTCAGGTGGGGGATGCGGCGGCGCCCGCCCTCCACGCGATCGCCGGCCCCGACGCGCTCATCGTCCGCGGCGTCGCGCTCACCCCGCACGGACGCGCGCACCGCGGGCGCGTGAGCGTCGCCTCGGGCGAGACGGCCGACCTCGTCGCGACCTGGAACCCTTCCTACCTGCCCACGCCCGCACCGCTGGACGTGGATGCGGCGCTCGAGCGCACGCGAAGCTGGTGGACCGGCTTCGCCGCATCCATCGATCACGACGGACCGCATCGCGACGAGGTCGTGCGCTCCCTGCTCGTCCTGCGGGCACTCAGTCACCAGGACACCGGCGGGATCGTGGCGGCGGTCACCACCTCGCTTCCGGAACAGATCGGGGGAGAGCGCAACTGGGACTACCGGTACGTGTGGCTCAGGGATGCGGCCCTCACGCTCGAGGCGCTCGTCGCGCACGGGTTCCTCGAGGTCGCCGAGCAGTGGCGGTCCTGGCTCATCCGCGCGATCGCGGGAGACCCGCGCCAGATGCAGATCATGTACGGCGTCGCGGGGGAGCGCGACCTGCCGGAGCGCCAGCTCACGAGCCTGCCCGGCTACGAGGGATCGGCGCCGGTGCGGGTGGGAAACGGTGCGGTGAACCAGTACCAGGCCGACGTGGTGGGTGAGGTCATGGTCTCCCTCGAGGCGGCTCGCGTCGCCGGGGTGCCCGACGATCCGCTGGCATGGGCCCTGCAGCGCGCCCTTCTCGACGGTGTCGAGGCGCGCATCGACGAGCCCGACAACGGCATCTGGGAGGTGCGCGGCGATCCGCAGCGCTTCACCCAGTCGCGCGCGATGATGTGGGCCGCCTTCGACCGCGGCGTGCGGGCCGTGCGCACGTATGGGCAGCAGGGACCCGTCGAGAAGTGGGAGGCCCTGCGCGACCGGCTGCGCGACGAGATCGACACCCATGGGGTGGATGCGGCATCCGGAGCGTTCGTGCAGCATTACGGCTCGACGGAGGTCGACGCCTCCCTCCTGCTGCTGCCGCAGGTGGGCTTCTGCGAACCGGACGATCCGCGCATGCTCGCCACGGTCGCCCGCATCGAGGCGGAGCTGATGCCCGACGGGCTCGTCAACCGCTACCGCACGCAGACGGGCGTGGATGGGCTGGCCGGCGGGGAGCATCCGTTCATCGCCTGCACGTTCTGGCTCGTGGAGCAGTACGCCCGCATGGGCCGGGTCGACGACGCGCGGGCGCTCATGGACCGCGCCTGCGCCACGGCCAACGATCTTGGGCTCTTCTCCGAGGAGTACGACCCGACGGCTCGTCGCCAGATCGGCAACACGCCCCAGGCGCTGTCGCACCTCGCCCAGGTGCGAGCGGCCGATGCGATGGGCGGGCACGGCGGCCGCGCCGCCCACCGCACCTGA
- the rraA gene encoding ribonuclease E activity regulator RraA: protein MVIATADVYDERGEQLDSLALQLRDLGGRRAFDGPVRTVRCHRDNALVKSVLQTPGDGAVLVIDGAGSLESALVGDIIAGAAVENGWAGIIVFGAVRDAAVLATLPLGVKALGTNPRKSAKDGVGEVDVAVEIAGVVFAPGRRVWADEDGVLVER from the coding sequence ATGGTGATCGCGACAGCCGATGTGTACGACGAGCGGGGTGAGCAGCTCGACTCGCTCGCGCTGCAGCTGCGCGACCTGGGCGGAAGGCGGGCGTTCGACGGTCCGGTACGCACGGTGCGCTGCCACCGTGACAACGCACTCGTGAAATCGGTGCTGCAGACGCCGGGAGACGGCGCCGTGCTCGTCATCGACGGCGCCGGTTCGCTCGAGTCCGCGCTCGTGGGCGACATCATTGCGGGCGCCGCGGTCGAGAACGGCTGGGCCGGCATCATCGTGTTCGGTGCCGTCAGGGATGCGGCCGTGCTCGCGACCCTCCCTCTCGGAGTGAAGGCCCTCGGCACCAACCCCCGCAAGAGCGCGAAGGACGGTGTGGGCGAGGTGGACGTCGCGGTCGAGATCGCAGGCGTCGTGTTCGCCCCCGGCCGCCGCGTCTGGGCCGACGAGGACGGCGTGCTCGTCGAGCGCTGA